The following proteins are co-located in the Nocardia bhagyanarayanae genome:
- a CDS encoding HAD family hydrolase, translating to MTAPLAAVLWDMDGTLLDSEKLWDIAVRELAVRLGSAMTDEIRHALIGASGPNALRILFNGLGLDPTPEALRDAAGFLERRVTDLMTGPIPWRPGAKDALGLVRDAGLASALVTNTKRSLTEYGLDTLGRDFFDVSVCGDEVAEGKPEPDVYLRAADLLGVHPRDCVAIEDSPTGARAAAAAGCAVLVVPCEIPVPRAPGLVFRDTLVGLTLTDLEQTLRA from the coding sequence GTGACAGCGCCGCTCGCCGCGGTGCTGTGGGACATGGACGGGACGCTGCTGGACTCGGAGAAACTCTGGGACATCGCGGTCCGCGAGCTGGCGGTGCGCCTCGGCAGCGCGATGACCGACGAGATCCGGCACGCGCTCATCGGCGCGTCCGGCCCGAACGCCCTGCGCATCCTGTTCAACGGCCTCGGACTCGATCCGACGCCGGAGGCGCTGCGCGACGCCGCGGGCTTCCTGGAGCGGCGCGTCACCGATCTGATGACCGGCCCCATTCCGTGGCGACCCGGCGCCAAGGACGCGCTCGGCCTGGTCCGCGACGCGGGCTTGGCCTCGGCGCTCGTCACCAACACCAAGCGCTCGCTGACCGAATACGGCCTGGACACCCTGGGCCGTGACTTCTTCGACGTCTCCGTCTGCGGCGACGAGGTGGCCGAGGGCAAACCCGAGCCCGACGTCTACCTGCGCGCCGCCGACCTGCTCGGCGTGCACCCGCGCGACTGCGTGGCGATCGAGGACTCGCCCACCGGCGCCCGTGCCGCCGCGGCCGCAGGCTGCGCGGTTCTCGTCGTCCCGTGCGAGATCCCGGTGCCGCGCGCCCCCGGCCTGGTCTTCCGCGACACACTGGTAGGCCTCACCCTCACCGATCTGGAACAGACGCTCCGCGCCTGA